A region of Granulibacter bethesdensis DNA encodes the following proteins:
- a CDS encoding NAD(P) transhydrogenase subunit alpha yields MTSDVTLTWLVALYIFMLAAFTGYEVISRVPSILHTPLMSGSNFIHGIVVVGALHTLLTATGPAAQGIGFIGVLLGAANATGGYVVTDRMLAMFRASGPKGG; encoded by the coding sequence ATGACCAGCGACGTCACACTCACATGGCTCGTTGCCCTCTATATCTTCATGCTCGCGGCCTTCACTGGCTATGAAGTGATAAGCCGTGTGCCATCAATCTTGCACACGCCGCTGATGTCGGGATCGAACTTCATCCACGGTATCGTCGTCGTCGGCGCGCTACACACCCTGCTGACTGCTACCGGCCCTGCGGCGCAGGGCATCGGCTTCATCGGTGTCCTGCTGGGCGCAGCAAACGCGACCGGCGGCTACGTCGTCACCGACCGCATGTTGGCCATGTTCCGCGCCAGCGGCCCGAAGGGAGGTTGA
- a CDS encoding MarR family winged helix-turn-helix transcriptional regulator, with translation MNNTHDSEILRDLHSAVIDLVDEMNRPRRDDRLIEEAGIALDRALFPLLGRIWRYGPIGVVDLADRTGRDHTTVSRQMAKLEDLGLVERRPSATDKRVREAIVSAKGLDMIVALNAARERLANRILASWTDAELDELRKLLRRFADDLMR, from the coding sequence GTGAATAATACACACGACAGCGAGATTCTGCGCGACCTGCACAGCGCCGTCATCGATCTGGTTGACGAGATGAACCGCCCCCGCCGCGATGACCGGCTGATCGAGGAGGCAGGCATCGCGCTCGACCGGGCGCTGTTCCCCTTGCTTGGGCGGATCTGGCGATATGGACCGATTGGGGTCGTCGACCTGGCTGATCGCACCGGTCGGGATCATACGACGGTCAGCCGTCAGATGGCGAAACTGGAGGATCTGGGCCTTGTCGAACGCCGGCCATCGGCGACGGACAAGCGTGTGCGGGAGGCGATAGTCAGCGCCAAGGGGCTCGACATGATCGTTGCACTGAATGCGGCCCGCGAACGGCTCGCCAATCGCATCCTGGCGTCCTGGACGGACGCGGAATTGGACGAATTGCGCAAGCTGCTCCGCCGCTTTGCCGACGATCTCATGCGCTAG
- a CDS encoding FAD-dependent oxidoreductase, with product MSYDTDVLIIGAGAAGLTLAVDLARRSVAFMLVEQNEQPFGGSRGKGIQPRTLEVFEDLGFVDRLAAMGAPYPPVREYRPDGSTHDTSLTGGAMPTPAEPYAAPLMVPQFATEAVMRERLAELGHRPAFGRKLLEFDQDADGVTARVTDAAGDHVIRARYMVGTDGGRSVVRHALGIGFSGETLGIRAFVADVQLEGLDRTAWHRFQRGNGATQVMICPLAGTDLFQLQGPVALEGEVDLSPAGLTALVAARSGLPGIVIRSVHWSSIYAMNARLADQYRSGRVFLAGDAAHIHPPTGGQGLNTSVQDAYNLGWKLGAVLAHAPVALLDSYEEERRPIAANMLGLSTRLLGEMQQGPMRRNREVRQLDLGYRGASLSVTGSLTGTRLQPGDRAPDAPCRGRAGQPTRLFTVFQGPQWTLLGFDAGARPVARPGLRMALIGDRGDLLDDGGHIADAYGLRADEWALIRPDGYLAGVFGTHERQNGLERYLEGVLPAKLP from the coding sequence ATGTCCTACGACACCGACGTCCTGATCATCGGCGCAGGAGCCGCAGGCCTCACCCTGGCCGTCGATCTCGCGCGTCGCAGCGTGGCCTTCATGCTCGTCGAGCAAAACGAGCAGCCATTCGGCGGCTCCCGGGGCAAAGGGATCCAGCCTAGGACGCTGGAGGTGTTCGAGGATCTCGGCTTTGTTGATCGGCTTGCTGCAATGGGGGCGCCCTATCCCCCGGTGCGGGAATATCGTCCAGACGGAAGCACGCATGACACGTCGCTGACCGGAGGCGCCATGCCGACCCCCGCCGAACCCTACGCCGCGCCCTTGATGGTGCCCCAGTTCGCAACCGAAGCCGTTATGCGGGAGAGGCTGGCCGAACTCGGGCACAGGCCCGCGTTCGGCCGGAAACTGTTAGAGTTCGACCAGGATGCCGATGGCGTCACCGCGCGAGTCACGGATGCTGCTGGCGACCATGTCATTCGCGCCCGTTATATGGTCGGCACGGACGGCGGTCGCAGCGTCGTGCGCCATGCACTCGGCATCGGGTTTTCCGGAGAGACGCTCGGCATCCGCGCATTCGTCGCCGATGTGCAATTGGAGGGGCTCGATCGGACCGCATGGCATCGGTTTCAGCGCGGCAACGGCGCGACGCAGGTGATGATCTGCCCGCTCGCCGGGACGGACCTCTTCCAGCTTCAGGGTCCGGTAGCTCTGGAGGGAGAGGTCGACCTGTCGCCCGCTGGCCTGACCGCACTGGTCGCGGCGCGGAGCGGCTTGCCGGGGATTGTCATCCGTTCGGTCCACTGGTCGTCGATCTATGCGATGAACGCGCGCTTGGCGGACCAGTATCGGAGCGGGCGTGTCTTCCTCGCCGGTGACGCTGCGCACATCCATCCCCCCACCGGCGGCCAGGGTCTCAACACCAGCGTACAGGACGCCTATAATCTCGGCTGGAAGCTGGGGGCAGTTCTTGCACACGCGCCGGTGGCTTTGCTCGACAGCTATGAAGAGGAACGCCGCCCGATCGCGGCGAACATGCTCGGGCTGTCGACCCGCCTGCTCGGCGAAATGCAGCAGGGGCCGATGCGCCGCAACCGCGAGGTCAGGCAGCTCGATCTCGGCTATCGTGGCGCGTCGCTGTCTGTCACGGGATCACTGACCGGCACGAGGCTCCAACCCGGCGATCGTGCGCCGGACGCACCGTGCCGCGGCCGCGCTGGCCAGCCGACACGGCTATTCACCGTGTTTCAGGGGCCGCAATGGACGCTGCTCGGCTTTGACGCCGGGGCGCGGCCAGTAGCTCGTCCGGGCCTTCGTATGGCGCTGATCGGTGATCGAGGCGACCTCTTGGACGATGGCGGTCATATCGCCGACGCCTATGGATTGCGCGCCGACGAATGGGCGCTCATCCGGCCGGATGGCTATTTGGCTGGGGTGTTTGGCACCCACGAACGCCAAAACGGGCTCGAACGCTATCTGGAAGGCGTTCTCCCCGCCAAATTGCCATGA
- a CDS encoding MarR family winged helix-turn-helix transcriptional regulator, which yields MSSLIEDTAHRIKTVQHRHHRALDGALAELGITLVQWNALREIERHPGASMHALAEATFNSDQAFGTLAKRLLEAGLIDRRRGSGRVLTHELTTKGQDLLDQGYAKYIAVMTAAFHGLSSGQILELQELLGRIG from the coding sequence ATGTCAAGCCTGATCGAAGATACTGCCCATCGCATCAAGACCGTGCAGCACCGTCACCATCGTGCCCTCGATGGTGCCCTGGCGGAGCTTGGTATCACGCTGGTACAGTGGAACGCGCTGCGGGAGATCGAGCGGCACCCCGGCGCTTCGATGCACGCGCTGGCCGAAGCCACGTTCAATTCCGATCAGGCTTTCGGAACACTGGCCAAGAGGCTGCTCGAAGCGGGCCTGATCGATCGCCGGCGGGGCAGCGGTCGTGTGCTTACTCACGAACTGACCACGAAGGGTCAGGATCTTTTGGATCAAGGATATGCGAAATATATAGCCGTGATGACGGCCGCATTTCATGGCCTGTCTTCTGGACAGATCCTTGAGCTTCAGGAGCTGCTGGGGAGGATCGGGTGA
- a CDS encoding alpha/beta fold hydrolase: protein MSIEHHEFSLIARAASLNVQTLGHGKPVLLLHSGAGPGSMMPLASALEARSHVILPTMPGFDDQPRQAGIVTIGDVATLYLSLLEQMRATDVTIIGNSVGGWIAAEMALRKSPRVSGIVLLDAIGLDPSPEGGAVLDPLKLGPAVGAYAFHDPQRFGTPPDEAAAERIRRNQQVLLTYAGEPFMNDPTLRRRLPKMPVPSLVIWGESDRIVTPAYGYQFAQLMPNARFKLVPQAGHFPQIEATAVVVESIAEFVGSVISMRQS from the coding sequence GTGTCCATTGAACATCATGAGTTTAGCTTGATTGCGAGAGCCGCGAGCCTCAACGTCCAGACGCTAGGCCATGGCAAGCCGGTGCTGCTCCTGCACAGTGGTGCAGGACCCGGTTCAATGATGCCGCTGGCGAGCGCTCTTGAGGCCCGGTCTCATGTAATCCTCCCGACTATGCCTGGCTTCGACGATCAGCCGCGGCAGGCCGGGATAGTGACGATCGGCGACGTTGCCACATTGTATCTTTCCCTGCTCGAACAGATGAGAGCCACCGACGTCACGATCATCGGAAACTCCGTTGGCGGCTGGATCGCCGCAGAGATGGCACTCCGCAAATCGCCCAGGGTGTCAGGTATTGTGCTGCTCGATGCGATCGGGCTCGATCCTTCGCCGGAGGGCGGGGCAGTGCTCGATCCGCTCAAGCTCGGCCCTGCAGTGGGCGCATATGCGTTCCATGATCCGCAGCGCTTCGGCACACCGCCCGATGAAGCAGCGGCAGAGCGCATCCGGCGCAACCAGCAGGTCCTCCTGACCTATGCCGGCGAGCCGTTCATGAATGATCCAACGTTACGCCGTCGATTACCCAAGATGCCAGTGCCCTCCCTCGTCATTTGGGGTGAAAGCGACCGGATCGTCACTCCCGCTTACGGCTACCAGTTCGCGCAGCTGATGCCGAACGCCCGCTTCAAGCTGGTGCCACAGGCGGGTCATTTCCCGCAGATCGAGGCAACGGCGGTCGTGGTGGAGTCTATCGCAGAGTTCGTAGGATCGGTCATATCCATGCGCCAGTCGTGA
- a CDS encoding GFA family protein, whose amino-acid sequence MPLTATCHCGAVAITLSELPTELTRCNCSLCRSYGVVWAYYDEASVAIPDGVETDTYTWNGRNVDFHRCRCCGCVTHWVPRRRSRKMRGVNANLMPADRITSVRVRHRDGAKTGKYLD is encoded by the coding sequence ATGCCCCTCACCGCCACCTGCCATTGTGGTGCCGTCGCAATTACGCTGTCGGAGCTTCCGACCGAGCTGACGCGATGCAATTGCTCGCTCTGCCGCAGCTATGGCGTCGTCTGGGCGTATTACGACGAGGCCAGCGTCGCGATACCTGATGGGGTCGAGACCGATACGTATACGTGGAATGGTCGCAACGTCGATTTTCACCGTTGCCGTTGCTGCGGGTGTGTCACCCACTGGGTGCCGCGCCGACGATCGCGCAAAATGCGTGGCGTCAACGCCAACCTCATGCCCGCCGATCGAATCACTTCCGTTCGCGTTCGCCATCGCGACGGTGCAAAAACCGGCAAATACCTTGATTGA
- a CDS encoding MFS transporter: MRPTYLGFVLYLCAGFADGMVVPFFPLWAQSEANIAVGFIGLLFGCYAGGELIATPLVGGIADRIGRRPVLIASSFGVGLGFIALYFTHGVIEVACVLVGIGMCESVLHPTIASVIVDTTPVTEHRRQFSLARVSSSIGSVAGPAAGAMLVSMSLGSVFIAAGIALLAGSMLTLLSFSETRSVVTVADDDDDEGLSALLPAFRDRRLSALLLWFMLLEISASWIEAVLPLYAHDTAALTASEIGFLFTYGAALIALAQLPLTRLVAQRSALSLILMAGGVMVLAFVILIGSSTLTAMIAAMSLFSISQMLTGPLVPTAVNELALPNLRATYMAATSVASDFRDSIGPATGTALYAASSLLPWMLGIPFAVIAAAGLGGTIARQQRPPKQPSDRKDEAKKRAESVRICGLR; the protein is encoded by the coding sequence ATGCGGCCTACATATCTGGGCTTTGTCCTGTATCTCTGTGCAGGCTTTGCCGATGGCATGGTCGTCCCGTTTTTTCCGCTTTGGGCGCAGAGCGAGGCGAACATAGCAGTCGGCTTCATCGGACTGTTGTTCGGCTGCTACGCAGGGGGCGAACTAATCGCTACCCCCCTGGTTGGCGGAATAGCCGATAGGATCGGCCGCCGTCCCGTCCTGATAGCGTCATCTTTCGGGGTCGGCCTCGGCTTCATAGCCTTGTACTTCACCCATGGCGTGATCGAGGTAGCTTGCGTGCTGGTCGGCATCGGCATGTGCGAGTCCGTCCTGCACCCGACGATTGCGTCTGTGATCGTCGATACCACGCCGGTAACGGAACATAGGCGTCAGTTCAGTCTGGCCCGAGTGAGTTCGAGCATCGGCAGTGTGGCAGGTCCCGCAGCCGGAGCAATGCTGGTCTCGATGTCGCTCGGCAGTGTATTCATCGCGGCAGGCATTGCTCTGCTGGCAGGAAGCATGCTCACGCTGCTGTCGTTTTCGGAAACGCGTAGTGTCGTCACCGTCGCGGATGACGACGATGACGAAGGCCTTTCGGCTCTGCTGCCAGCTTTCCGGGATCGTCGTCTGTCGGCGCTTCTCCTCTGGTTCATGCTGCTCGAAATCTCGGCGAGTTGGATCGAGGCGGTCCTTCCCCTGTATGCTCATGATACAGCAGCCCTGACGGCATCGGAGATCGGGTTCCTGTTCACCTATGGCGCCGCTCTGATCGCACTTGCCCAGCTTCCGCTCACCCGGCTTGTCGCGCAACGATCGGCGCTTTCCCTGATCCTCATGGCTGGCGGTGTCATGGTCTTGGCCTTTGTCATCCTGATCGGCTCGTCTACCCTCACGGCGATGATTGCTGCGATGTCCTTGTTTTCAATCTCGCAGATGCTGACAGGTCCCTTGGTCCCCACGGCCGTGAACGAGCTGGCTCTACCCAATCTTCGTGCGACGTACATGGCAGCAACGTCGGTTGCGAGCGATTTTCGGGACTCGATCGGACCGGCAACGGGTACAGCGCTCTATGCCGCGTCGTCCCTTCTGCCATGGATGCTCGGTATTCCTTTTGCTGTCATCGCTGCGGCTGGATTGGGGGGGACGATCGCTCGTCAGCAGCGTCCTCCCAAACAGCCAAGCGATCGCAAAGATGAAGCCAAGAAGCGCGCCGAGTCTGTCCGCATCTGCGGGCTGAGATAG
- a CDS encoding LysR substrate-binding domain-containing protein yields MAEPNSSTGAFRRLPPLNALRAFECAARRLSFRKAADELGVTPTAISHQIRLLEDILEQPLFVRHVRRVALTPAGMALFPVLRDGFDSFALAIAHLERQRSRPRVVLSATRLFTARRLVPALGAFATEHPGIDLHLHASDAVVDLGAGDADIAVRYGNGPFPSLVAEPLMPERVGVLASPALGIVDPSDLLGVPLLHSDWTGPMAAPDWASWARLAGISDLPVAAGVRLTDDSHALQAAIAGQGAVVSSLVLAAPELRSGLLVNPFGPVIEGGQYHIVTAGNVPLRPEVSKVRDWLRTLRCGDVLN; encoded by the coding sequence ATGGCTGAACCTAATTCATCTACCGGCGCTTTCCGCCGCCTCCCGCCACTCAACGCGCTGCGTGCGTTCGAATGCGCCGCCCGTCGTCTCAGCTTCCGCAAGGCGGCCGACGAGTTGGGCGTGACGCCGACCGCGATCAGCCACCAGATCCGTTTACTGGAGGACATTCTCGAACAGCCATTGTTCGTCCGCCACGTCCGCCGGGTGGCACTGACGCCAGCGGGAATGGCGCTGTTTCCCGTATTGCGCGACGGGTTCGACTCCTTCGCCCTGGCGATCGCACACCTCGAACGGCAGCGCTCGCGTCCTCGCGTCGTGCTCTCGGCGACGCGGCTGTTCACCGCTCGACGTCTCGTGCCAGCGCTGGGCGCCTTTGCCACGGAGCATCCGGGAATCGACCTGCACCTCCATGCCAGCGACGCGGTGGTGGATCTGGGCGCAGGCGATGCGGATATCGCCGTCCGTTACGGGAACGGGCCGTTTCCCAGCCTTGTGGCAGAGCCGTTGATGCCAGAACGCGTCGGCGTGCTCGCCAGCCCGGCCCTCGGCATCGTGGATCCGTCCGACCTCCTTGGTGTGCCATTGCTGCATTCCGACTGGACCGGGCCGATGGCGGCACCGGATTGGGCGAGCTGGGCGAGACTGGCCGGCATATCCGACTTACCGGTCGCGGCGGGCGTCCGGCTGACCGACGACAGCCATGCACTCCAGGCGGCGATCGCGGGACAGGGCGCGGTGGTGAGTAGCCTTGTCCTGGCAGCGCCAGAATTACGGTCAGGCTTGCTCGTGAACCCGTTCGGTCCTGTGATCGAGGGGGGGCAGTATCATATCGTGACGGCAGGGAATGTGCCCTTACGACCCGAAGTGTCGAAGGTTCGTGATTGGCTACGCACGTTGCGGTGTGGCGACGTCCTCAATTGA
- a CDS encoding Rrf2 family transcriptional regulator translates to MSDDVRLSSILHLLLHMADASAPMTSDAMAKAMGSNPVVARRTFAGLREAGIVRSTKGPGGGWTLARRPKEVTLRMLYDAIGRPRLFAFGNRSDHSSCLVEQAVNAELDDARQQAEAVLLSRMEAVTLASLSKDFDKRLAAIGMKRSDIRHA, encoded by the coding sequence ATGTCTGACGACGTTCGCCTGTCCAGTATTCTGCACCTGCTGCTTCACATGGCCGATGCATCTGCGCCGATGACATCCGATGCGATGGCCAAGGCGATGGGGAGCAATCCCGTGGTCGCCCGCCGGACATTTGCAGGGCTGCGTGAGGCGGGGATCGTGCGATCGACAAAAGGGCCGGGCGGCGGATGGACGCTGGCGCGTCGCCCCAAGGAGGTGACATTGCGAATGCTCTACGATGCCATCGGCCGGCCTCGGCTTTTCGCTTTTGGAAACCGTAGCGATCATTCGTCCTGTCTAGTTGAGCAGGCCGTGAACGCCGAGCTGGATGACGCCCGGCAACAGGCGGAGGCGGTCCTGCTCAGCCGTATGGAAGCCGTGACCTTGGCCTCCCTGTCCAAAGATTTCGATAAGCGGCTGGCCGCAATCGGAATGAAGCGATCGGATATCCGACATGCATGA
- a CDS encoding LysR substrate-binding domain-containing protein, translating into MHQRRAADDALPQTLIVNDDALLRRAVCDGAGIAFVIESIMADDLAAGRLVELFPEHCPPFPGFFIYHASRRQMRPAVRATIDFFVAANRVEPFRSPRLHDSLV; encoded by the coding sequence TTGCATCAACGGCGTGCTGCAGACGACGCGCTGCCGCAGACGCTGATCGTCAACGACGATGCGCTGCTACGGCGCGCGGTGTGCGATGGCGCGGGTATCGCGTTCGTGATCGAGAGCATCATGGCCGACGATCTGGCGGCGGGGCGACTGGTCGAACTGTTCCCCGAACATTGTCCGCCCTTTCCCGGCTTCTTCATCTATCATGCCAGCCGGCGGCAGATGCGTCCGGCGGTGCGCGCGACGATCGATTTCTTCGTGGCCGCTAATCGGGTCGAGCCTTTTCGTTCGCCGCGCCTGCACGATAGCCTCGTTTAG
- a CDS encoding NAD(P) transhydrogenase subunit alpha, protein MAFVLGLLKEAHAEEKRVALIPAVASRLTRLGADIRIESGAGLSATFTDTAYVGCRIELDRRKLLSEADIVLAVQPPPVETVRMMKAGAALISFVYGAASPDLVKALRDGKITSFAMEQIPRISRAQAMDALSSQAALAGYYAPLIGAVHMPRILPMMTTAVGSLRAARVLVMGLGVAGLQALATAHRLGAVTEGYDVRPETKEQALSLGAKFVDTGVDARGEGGYARELTAEEQAKVRSVLDRHIAEADLIITTASVPGRPAPKLISARQIAAMKPGSVIVDLGAEGGGNCEGTRPGETVAVGPVTILGLVNAPSMLAQHASELYAKNVANLVELIVKDGTIHPDFDDAVIAGTVLTHDGAIRNPAVQAALAAVRLKETAA, encoded by the coding sequence ATGGCTTTCGTGCTTGGCCTTCTCAAAGAGGCCCATGCGGAAGAAAAGCGTGTGGCGTTAATACCGGCGGTCGCATCCCGCCTGACGCGTCTGGGCGCGGACATCAGGATCGAATCCGGCGCAGGGCTGAGCGCCACATTCACCGATACGGCTTATGTCGGTTGCCGGATCGAGCTGGACCGGCGGAAGCTCCTGAGTGAGGCGGATATCGTGCTCGCCGTACAACCGCCCCCCGTTGAAACGGTCCGGATGATGAAGGCGGGCGCGGCCCTGATCTCGTTCGTCTATGGGGCAGCCTCTCCTGATCTCGTCAAAGCGCTCCGCGATGGCAAGATCACAAGCTTTGCGATGGAACAGATCCCGCGTATCAGCCGCGCCCAGGCGATGGACGCCTTGTCGAGCCAGGCGGCGCTTGCCGGTTACTACGCCCCGCTCATCGGGGCCGTGCATATGCCGCGTATCCTGCCCATGATGACGACGGCGGTCGGATCGCTGCGTGCGGCACGGGTTCTGGTCATGGGGCTCGGTGTCGCCGGATTGCAGGCGCTTGCCACAGCCCATCGCCTCGGTGCCGTGACCGAGGGATACGACGTCCGCCCGGAAACGAAGGAGCAGGCCCTGTCGCTCGGCGCCAAATTCGTCGACACGGGCGTCGATGCGCGTGGCGAAGGCGGCTATGCCCGCGAACTGACGGCCGAGGAACAGGCGAAGGTCCGGTCCGTGCTCGACAGGCATATCGCTGAGGCTGACCTGATCATTACCACGGCCTCGGTTCCGGGTCGTCCGGCACCGAAGCTGATCTCGGCCAGGCAGATCGCCGCCATGAAGCCGGGTTCCGTCATCGTCGATCTCGGCGCGGAAGGCGGCGGCAACTGCGAAGGCACGCGACCCGGTGAAACGGTGGCGGTCGGTCCGGTCACCATCCTCGGGCTTGTGAACGCGCCCTCCATGCTCGCTCAGCATGCGAGCGAACTTTACGCCAAGAACGTCGCCAACCTTGTCGAACTGATCGTCAAGGACGGGACCATCCATCCCGATTTCGACGACGCGGTCATCGCCGGAACCGTGCTCACCCATGACGGAGCCATCCGCAATCCGGCCGTTCAGGCCGCGCTCGCGGCCGTCAGGCTCAAGGAGACGGCAGCATGA
- a CDS encoding alpha/beta fold hydrolase, protein MFVSRLVLALLFAGMPVGLAALPALPAVAPIASIADRRAWVGVQRFRYLEAGAGDTLIVLLHGWPQDADEWHKIMPRLATRYRVVAVDLPGVGGLTSPSRDFSKAAVARDLHGFVQGLGARRVVLVGHDIGGMVAYAYARQFPGDVQGVAILDVPLPGLAPWDKIETIQQAWHFQFNAQAPLTEQLVAGRQASYFRYFIDSNAGNPKAISDVDVAGYAAAYESANQLSAGFGFYRTFPQDKLFNDGQREPLAVPMLVAGADRSLGAGVQVLAQALRDHGVSEVRSATIEGAGHWVAEEKPDEVAQLIERFVAIVGKPR, encoded by the coding sequence ATGTTCGTCTCACGCCTCGTTCTTGCCCTTCTGTTCGCGGGTATGCCCGTCGGGCTTGCTGCTCTACCAGCGCTTCCGGCGGTGGCCCCAATCGCTTCCATCGCCGATCGACGGGCCTGGGTTGGTGTCCAGCGCTTCCGTTACCTGGAAGCGGGGGCAGGAGATACGTTGATCGTCTTGCTGCACGGCTGGCCGCAGGATGCCGACGAGTGGCACAAGATCATGCCCCGGCTTGCAACGCGCTATCGCGTAGTCGCGGTGGACTTGCCGGGTGTCGGAGGCTTGACATCGCCGTCACGCGATTTCTCTAAGGCCGCGGTGGCGCGAGATCTGCACGGGTTCGTTCAGGGTCTTGGAGCTAGGCGCGTTGTGCTAGTTGGCCACGACATAGGCGGCATGGTGGCATATGCCTATGCGCGCCAGTTTCCCGGCGATGTGCAGGGCGTGGCAATCCTCGACGTGCCGCTTCCCGGTTTGGCGCCGTGGGACAAAATCGAAACGATCCAGCAGGCTTGGCACTTCCAGTTCAACGCGCAAGCGCCGCTTACCGAGCAACTCGTCGCGGGCCGGCAAGCGAGCTACTTCCGCTACTTCATCGACAGCAACGCCGGCAATCCCAAGGCGATCAGTGATGTGGATGTGGCCGGTTACGCGGCCGCCTATGAATCGGCAAACCAGCTATCTGCAGGTTTCGGGTTCTACCGGACATTCCCGCAGGACAAGCTGTTCAACGACGGACAGCGCGAGCCGTTGGCTGTGCCAATGCTGGTGGCTGGCGCAGACCGGAGCTTGGGTGCGGGCGTACAAGTGCTGGCACAGGCGCTACGTGACCACGGCGTGTCGGAGGTACGCTCGGCGACGATCGAGGGGGCCGGCCACTGGGTGGCAGAGGAGAAACCCGATGAGGTCGCCCAGCTGATCGAGCGATTCGTCGCCATCGTCGGCAAACCGCGATGA
- a CDS encoding NAD(P)/FAD-dependent oxidoreductase translates to MHDAIIIGGSFAGLSAAMYLARGRHDVVVLDTGTPRNRFSPRSHAFFNHDGSTPAAMLATARDQLKPYQTVCLGNGEAISAAGAQDGFSVMLAAGGVLEGRRLILASGVRDILPPIDGLAERWGTSVLHCPYCHGYEYADHRLGVLYAGPASLHHARLIANWGPTTLFTHGVEIEESDTLAAYGIALETAPITALRGPEGRLSHVETTPARSIPLDALYVAPGIEPRGHVASALGCTMRETLAGSILAVDERMMTSVPGVYAAGDIAAFPSMVARAVADGSLAGAMVSQSLIFDS, encoded by the coding sequence ATGCATGATGCAATCATTATCGGCGGCAGCTTCGCGGGGCTGTCCGCGGCCATGTATCTGGCGCGTGGCCGACACGATGTCGTCGTTCTCGACACCGGGACACCCCGCAACCGCTTCTCACCGCGATCGCACGCGTTTTTCAACCATGATGGATCGACGCCCGCCGCGATGCTCGCGACGGCGCGAGACCAGTTGAAGCCCTATCAGACGGTTTGCTTGGGCAATGGCGAGGCGATCAGCGCGGCTGGCGCACAAGATGGCTTCTCCGTCATGCTCGCCGCGGGTGGGGTACTCGAGGGACGCCGTCTGATTCTCGCCAGCGGCGTTCGCGACATCCTGCCGCCGATCGACGGTCTTGCCGAGCGGTGGGGAACAAGCGTCCTGCACTGCCCCTATTGCCATGGCTATGAATATGCCGATCATCGGCTTGGCGTCCTTTATGCCGGCCCCGCTTCCTTGCATCACGCGCGCCTGATCGCGAACTGGGGGCCGACGACGCTGTTCACCCATGGCGTCGAGATCGAAGAAAGCGATACGCTCGCCGCGTATGGGATCGCGCTTGAAACCGCGCCGATCACAGCGCTGCGTGGCCCTGAGGGCAGGCTAAGCCATGTCGAAACGACGCCTGCGCGGTCCATCCCTCTGGATGCTCTCTATGTCGCGCCGGGGATCGAACCGCGTGGCCATGTCGCCAGCGCGCTGGGCTGTACCATGCGGGAAACTTTGGCGGGCTCCATTCTGGCCGTCGACGAGCGGATGATGACGTCGGTTCCAGGCGTCTATGCCGCCGGCGACATTGCGGCATTTCCGTCGATGGTGGCGCGTGCTGTTGCCGATGGATCGCTGGCCGGTGCGATGGTTAGCCAGTCGCTCATTTTCGATAGCTGA
- a CDS encoding nuclear transport factor 2 family protein codes for MIYEAEIARAEEALRAAMLAGDVTALSALIDDRLVFTGPDGTVVGKDQDLSAHASGVLKLTEISLTEGQFHPVDDMMLATTKATLAGTFGDMTIDGTYAYTRLWSRTSGQWRVIAGQAGRIG; via the coding sequence ATGATCTACGAAGCTGAAATCGCGCGAGCAGAGGAGGCGTTACGGGCGGCGATGCTCGCTGGTGACGTGACCGCATTGTCGGCGCTGATCGATGACCGTCTCGTGTTTACCGGCCCTGATGGAACGGTCGTAGGTAAGGACCAAGACCTTTCGGCGCACGCATCGGGTGTCCTCAAGCTGACTGAAATATCTCTGACGGAAGGGCAGTTTCATCCCGTCGACGATATGATGCTTGCGACCACGAAGGCCACGCTTGCCGGCACGTTTGGCGACATGACGATCGACGGAACCTACGCATACACACGCCTATGGTCGCGAACTTCCGGGCAATGGCGTGTGATAGCTGGTCAAGCTGGGCGGATCGGCTGA